The following nucleotide sequence is from Salinispirillum sp. LH 10-3-1.
TCCTGAAGAGCTGAAACAGCCGCTACCAGGAGACGAGTCTCCAGCGAATACGGCAGCGCCCGCAACGGAAGTCACGCAAGAAATTGCGCAGACACCGGTGCAGAAGCCCGTTGAAGCAAAATCTGCCACAACGGAAAAGCCCGTTGAAAAGGCGACCCCTAAAGCTGAGCCTGCACCTGGCAATGAGGCAGCTCCTACTGTGGCGGAAGAAAGTACTCCTGAAGTCGATGGCAATGTTGCACCGAAGGCAGATGTTGACGGCAACAAAGCAGACGACAAAGAGAGCAAGCCCAAAAGCAGCCGCCCGCGTCGCACTCGCACTAAAGCCGCTGGTGACAAGCCTGCTGGCCGACGCCCGGCGCGTGCGAAGAAAACTGACGCTGCCGAAGGCGATCAGCCAGCCACCGTTGCTGCCGACAAACCAGCCGAGGCTGCTGTTAGTGAAGCCCCAGCCGCTAAAGCCGATGCCCAGCCTTCTGAGCGTGCACCGGCCGCAGAAAAAGCAGAGCCTGCGGTAAAGACTGCACAGCCTAAAGCAGAGAAAAAGGCAGAGCATAAAGCCTCTACTGAGACTGCTGCACAAGAGCCCACAGCCTCTACGGACAGCGCCCCTAAGCGCGCACCTAACGATCCGCGTGAAAAGCGCCGTCAGAAGCAACGTGAAGCTGCCGCCGCTAAGCAGGAACAAAGCGCTCCAACCGATAGCGCAGAGTAATCCAGCGCTAAATGTAACTGGCAACGGCTCCTTGCGTTGCCAGCTTACCGTCCATTCTTGGACATAAAAAAGCCCGCTACTCAGTTAGCGGGCTTTTTTATGCATGGAGATTAATAACGCTGGGGCAGAACCCACCGTCTCTATCCTACGGAAACAAACGTGGCTCTGGAACAATGGATATGCCGAATTTATCTTCCACAATCTGCGCGATTTCTTGTGCTCGCGCCATCACTTTTGACGACGCAACGCGTTGAGGGTTTACCAACACCAGCGCCTGCTTCTCGTACGGACCAATACCCGTATCTGCTGCGTAATCACCCCGCAACCCAGCCTGCTCAATTAACCAACCAGCGGCTACCTTAGCGAACTCACCATCAGCAGTCGGATACACCGGCATGGCTGCATAGGTCTGCTGTAAGCTACGCGCTTGCGCTATGGGTATGATCGGATTGGTAAAAAAACTTCCAGCATTGGGTATAAGGGCTGGATCCGGTAGCTTTGACTGCCGTACCGCAATGACATGTTCGATCAGCTCGGCTGAACTCGCTGGGTTTAAATCAGCCAAGGGCCCGTAGGTTAAATTAGGTGCAAAGCGGCGCGATAGACGCAATGTTACGGCGGTGATGATCCAAGCCCCCTCTTCCACCCCTTTGAATACCGACTGGCGATAACCAAATTGGCAGTCTTCGGCACTGAAAGAATGTTGCTCACCACTGCGAATATTAACTGCATCCAGGCTTACAAACACATCACAAAGCTCTACGCCATAGGCACCTATGTTTTGCACTGGCGCTGCCCCAACGGTACCGGGAATCAATGCCAGGTTCTCAAGGCCATACCAATGCTGAGCGCTACAAAACAGCACCAGCCAGTGCCAGGAAACACCCCCAGCAACCCTCAATTCAACCTGGTCGGCGGTCTGTTTCAGCACACGCACACCTGACAGACGATTAATCACTGTTAACCCAGGTACGACATCACGCGGCACTAAATTACTGCCCTCGCCAATCACTTGCACCGGTAATGCACGTTGCTTAGCCCATGCCAAGGCCGTAGACAAATGGCTACGCTCGGTAACCGTTACGGCATACTCAGCAACGCTGGGACAAGCTAGGGTGTGGTAGCGCTGTAAATCGAAGTCGGCGTGCAAGGTGGGTATCATCATAAATTGTGCTGTGCTCGAATATGTCGTAACAAGGCGTCCGCTGCGTCTTCACAGAGTTGCAATACTTCAACAAACCCATCGGCGCCACCGTAATAGGGATCTGGCACCTCACTGGGACGCCCTGAGTCTTGTAACATCGCCAAGAACAGCTGCGGTGCACAACGCGCGTCGCCTACCACCGACTGATGCAACACCCGTAACTCTTTCAGGTTTTGCTCATCCATCGCCAGTACGTAGTCGAACTCAAGAAAGTCCTCTTTTACCACTTGGCGTGCCCGCAACTCACTCAAGTCATAACCGCCTTGCTTCGCCGCTAACTGCGACCGCGAGTCCGGCGCCTTGCCGAGGTGATACGCCGCCGTACCTGCTGAGTCGACGGTGATACGCGAGGCCAAGCCAGCCGCCCTAACCTTTTGCACAAACACGCCATGGGCTGTGGGCGAACGACAAATATTACCAAGACAAACGAACAGCACCTTGATGGTCAATGACATTAAGCGTCCTCCCGCTCTGCCAATAAACGAATCACCCGAGCCAAGTCTTCCGGCGTGTCTACGCCAGCCGGGGGCGCCAGGTCGGCAACGGCAACAGCAATGTGCACACCGTGCTCGAGAAAACGTAACTGTTCAAGTTTCTCTACTTGTTCCAATTGACCTGTCGGCCAACTGACAAACTGTTGCAACGCCGATACACGATAGGCATAGATGCCCAGATGTCGGTAGCCCGGTACTGCCAACGTTTCTCCATCACGGTTCCATGGCACGGCTGCACGACTGAAATACAACGCCAAACCGCGCTGACTTAGCACCACCTTAACGGCGTTGGGGTTGTTCATTTCGGCGACATCCGTGACAGGAACACACAGGGTCGCAACCCCAGCTTCCGGATGCGCGGCCAGCAGCTCACCTACCTGATTAATCAGTGCCGGGTCCATGGTTGGCTCATCGCCCTGAACATTTACGATGATGGTGTCATCTGCCCAGCCTGCCTGCGCAGCTACCTCCGCTAACCGGTCAGTACCAGACACATGATTTGCTGAGGTCATCCGTACACGACCACCGAAGGACTCTACGGCAGCCTCCACTCGCTTGTCGTCAGTAGCAATACACACGCCTATCGCCGCACTTCGCTGCGCGGCCTCATAGACCCATTGCACCATAGGCTTGCCGAGGATATCTGCCAAGGGCTTACCGGGTAACCGAGTACTCTGGTAACGGGCAGGAATAACGACATAAAAAGACGGGGTACTCATTGAGGCCTCGGTAAATGTTCAGTGATGGTCTTCAAGATAGTCCGCTCGTCCGTTGCTGAAAAGCTGACCTGCAAAGGCACTTCGTAAGCATCAAACGGCAGCGTCTGATTTTTCAATTTAACGGCGTCCTTGCTGGTCATCAAGACGGTTTGACCGGTTAACGCCCGCATTTGTTGCGCGCTCAGCGGTTGATGATCACGCAGCGGCATTTCCGTAAAGCGCCAGCCTTGCGCACGTAAGGCGTTGAAAAAAGAGTTGGGCTGGCCAATACCACACAGGGCAATCACGCTGTCTTTTGTCTGAACCAGCTCAACACCCGTCACCACATGCTTGGGCTGCCCTAAACCCAGGTGCATAACCCGCGGCACAGCCGCATTGGCGGGCAGGCCAGCCAGAGGCTTGCCTTTACTGATGATCAAGGGGATTTGCTGCACACGGCTCAACGGCTCACGCAACGGGCCTGCGGGCAGTACTCGGGCATTACCAACCCCAGCCGCCCCATCAAACAGGCAGATCTCCAACTCACGTGGCAGCCGGAGGTGCTGTAAACCGTCGTCACTGAGCACCACGGTAACATCTGCATGGTGGTGCAGTAGCCACTGCACTGCCGCCACCCTATCTTGACCAATGCATACTGGCACACCGGTGGCTTGGGCCAGTAGTAATGGCTCATCGCCGACGTCCTCGGCCCGATGGTCGGGCGTCAGTACAGTGGGCTCGGTGAGTCGGCCACCATAGCCCCGCGATACTATGGCAGGACGCTCACCCTGGGTTTTAAGTTGCTCTGCCAGCCATTGAATAAAGGGCGTTTTGCCCGTACCACCCACCACCAGATTCCCTACCACGATGACAGGGACTGGCAGGGCCTCACGACGCCGCAACAAACGCTGCTGATGGCGCCTTGACAGCCAAAGGTACAGGCTACTGAGAGGACTCAGCACATAGGATAGCGTGGTGTTACGCTGCCAGAAAACCGGCCAGCTCATGACACACTCATTCAGACTCCAGTTGAGCAGCAAAGGCAATACGGCTATGCCCCAGTTGCCCGACGGCGTCCATTACGTGCATTAAGGATTGTGCGGGGGTTTGTTTGTCGGTGGTGATCACCACAACCTGCACGTTACCCGGTTGAATCACTGTTTCCAAGGCACGCTTAAGCGTATCAAACTGGGTATTGATCAACAGTTGATTGTTGATTTCAATGCCTCCTTGGGCATCAATAACGACGTCAATACGCTCGTCATTGCCCAGCACATTCTCCGTTTGCACCTGTGGCAATTCCACTTCGAGCTGAGTTTCCCGGGTAAAGGTCGTGGTGACCATAAAGAAGATCAACAACAAAAACACGACGTCGATCAAGGGTGTCAGGTTGACACTGATCTCTTCCTCACGGGCGCGGCGAAAATTCATAGCGTACTCCCGTGGGTTAGGCTTCCGGCTCGGCGCTCAGGGCGTCGACCAGCTTCACACAGTCTTGCTCCATGGTAACCAGCAAGGTATCTACGCGACGCGTCAACGCGCGATGGAAGATCATGGCAGGAATCGCAACGGACAGGCCCGCCGCGGTGGTAATCAAAGCTTGTGAAATACCACCAGCTAAAACCCCAGCGTTACCCGTACCCTGCACCATGATGGCGGTAAATACTTGAATCATCCCCAATACCGTTCCGAGCAGCCCCAGTAACGGCGAAATCAAGGCGATGGTACCCAGACTGTTCAGAAAGCGCTCCATTTCGTGCGCAACTTGATCAGCCTGTTGCTGAATACTGTCTTTCATCGCTTCACGGCCGAGACGCGACTGTTGCAACCCGGCCGCTAAAATACTGCCCAACCATGTCTCTTGCTTGATAGCCTTCAAATACTCGGCTGACAATTTATTCTCGCGCACCCGACGCCAAACCGTTGGCAGCAAGTCACGTGGCGCTACATTATCCACCCGCAGTACCCAGAAACGTTCGATGATGATGGCAATTGCCAGCACAGAGGAAATGATAATCGGTATCATCAACCAACCACCGGCTTTAACTATCTCGAACACTGAGTATCTCCTTAAAATTGCTAATGACGTAAAAATAAAATGGGTAACACCCCGTAATGAAGGGCGAAAATTAGATTCTAATCCATGGCAGCAGTCGATGACCATAGCGCTCCGTCACAATTCCAGCATGACGGAATCGATAGATCCTGCTACCAGACGCACAGGTGCAATGATTGATTGCCCCGCTGTCCTCAACTCGTTGCAGGACGTCTGGAGCAGGAATGGCATGTCGACTATAACGCGCGGCGCTATGCACTACCCAAGTCGGTTGCGTCAAGCGCAGTAACTCGGCACTGGTGCTGGTAGCACTGCCATGATGACCACTGACTAGCAAGTCTATCTTTCCGGGGGGCGCAGACTGCAGAATACCATACTCTACCCGCTTGCTGGCATCGCCCGTCAACAACACTCGCCCATGCTCG
It contains:
- the murB gene encoding UDP-N-acetylmuramate dehydrogenase; amino-acid sequence: MMIPTLHADFDLQRYHTLACPSVAEYAVTVTERSHLSTALAWAKQRALPVQVIGEGSNLVPRDVVPGLTVINRLSGVRVLKQTADQVELRVAGGVSWHWLVLFCSAQHWYGLENLALIPGTVGAAPVQNIGAYGVELCDVFVSLDAVNIRSGEQHSFSAEDCQFGYRQSVFKGVEEGAWIITAVTLRLSRRFAPNLTYGPLADLNPASSAELIEHVIAVRQSKLPDPALIPNAGSFFTNPIIPIAQARSLQQTYAAMPVYPTADGEFAKVAAGWLIEQAGLRGDYAADTGIGPYEKQALVLVNPQRVASSKVMARAQEIAQIVEDKFGISIVPEPRLFP
- a CDS encoding low molecular weight protein-tyrosine-phosphatase, which codes for MSLTIKVLFVCLGNICRSPTAHGVFVQKVRAAGLASRITVDSAGTAAYHLGKAPDSRSQLAAKQGGYDLSELRARQVVKEDFLEFDYVLAMDEQNLKELRVLHQSVVGDARCAPQLFLAMLQDSGRPSEVPDPYYGGADGFVEVLQLCEDAADALLRHIRAQHNL
- the kdsB gene encoding 3-deoxy-manno-octulosonate cytidylyltransferase, giving the protein MSTPSFYVVIPARYQSTRLPGKPLADILGKPMVQWVYEAAQRSAAIGVCIATDDKRVEAAVESFGGRVRMTSANHVSGTDRLAEVAAQAGWADDTIIVNVQGDEPTMDPALINQVGELLAAHPEAGVATLCVPVTDVAEMNNPNAVKVVLSQRGLALYFSRAAVPWNRDGETLAVPGYRHLGIYAYRVSALQQFVSWPTGQLEQVEKLEQLRFLEHGVHIAVAVADLAPPAGVDTPEDLARVIRLLAEREDA
- the lpxK gene encoding tetraacyldisaccharide 4'-kinase translates to MSWPVFWQRNTTLSYVLSPLSSLYLWLSRRHQQRLLRRREALPVPVIVVGNLVVGGTGKTPFIQWLAEQLKTQGERPAIVSRGYGGRLTEPTVLTPDHRAEDVGDEPLLLAQATGVPVCIGQDRVAAVQWLLHHHADVTVVLSDDGLQHLRLPRELEICLFDGAAGVGNARVLPAGPLREPLSRVQQIPLIISKGKPLAGLPANAAVPRVMHLGLGQPKHVVTGVELVQTKDSVIALCGIGQPNSFFNALRAQGWRFTEMPLRDHQPLSAQQMRALTGQTVLMTSKDAVKLKNQTLPFDAYEVPLQVSFSATDERTILKTITEHLPRPQ
- a CDS encoding biopolymer transporter ExbD, translating into MNFRRAREEEISVNLTPLIDVVFLLLIFFMVTTTFTRETQLEVELPQVQTENVLGNDERIDVVIDAQGGIEINNQLLINTQFDTLKRALETVIQPGNVQVVVITTDKQTPAQSLMHVMDAVGQLGHSRIAFAAQLESE
- a CDS encoding MotA/TolQ/ExbB proton channel family protein yields the protein MFEIVKAGGWLMIPIIISSVLAIAIIIERFWVLRVDNVAPRDLLPTVWRRVRENKLSAEYLKAIKQETWLGSILAAGLQQSRLGREAMKDSIQQQADQVAHEMERFLNSLGTIALISPLLGLLGTVLGMIQVFTAIMVQGTGNAGVLAGGISQALITTAAGLSVAIPAMIFHRALTRRVDTLLVTMEQDCVKLVDALSAEPEA